DNA sequence from the Bacteroidota bacterium genome:
CGCCGTCGCGGAGTTCGACGGCTTCGTGCTCGCCGGTGGAGGCCCCGCTCGGGACGGCGGCGCGGCCGAGCACGCCCTCGTTCGTGATGACGTCGACCTCGACG
Encoded proteins:
- the eno gene encoding phosphopyruvate hydratase (catalyzes the formation of phosphoenolpyruvate from 2-phospho-D-glycerate in glycolysis), producing MSRIQSVIARQILDSRGNPTVEVDVITNEGVLGRAAVPSGASTGEHEAVELRDG